The DNA region CACGCTGGCCCTGGATCCTTCATACAATGCAGTGGCCCCAACCAGGTTTTAAGTCCATCGTCCCCATCTCTAAATTGGACAGCTTCCCCCCCAAAATGATGGTCGACTCGTAACGCCTGCTGGATGCTAACGGAGCACATGAGTCACTTCAGTTGGCTGTTAAAACGCACTCCGGAGGACTGACGGAGCTCGCTGAGAGGTGACCGATGACTTGTTGGTGACTTGGTGACCCTCGGCCACACATTTGGCATCGCAGACCTCGTCTGGAGCATTGGGTTCTCATTACGGACCACGGCGCTGAAACTGCTTTACTCCTTGTCAGTCATTTTCGGTGAGTTCTGCTCCTCTCTGCACCTGCTCCCTGCAGAGTCCCTCGAGGGGTCTGGTCTTTTTTTGTGACACATTCTCCTGCTTTGTGGCACCCTCAGGGAAATGTCGCGATCTCTTTTTGGGTTTTATGTGGATGACCTGCAGATCGGAGGAGTCTTCACAGTTTCTCTTTGATTGTCGAGGTGCTGGCTGGTGATGATAATCCCACCGTCCTTGTGTTTGAGCCCCCTCCACGGCCTGCAGCCACCCTTTCGGAAAGAATGACGTCATTGGGCCTCCTGTTTGGAGCCCAGTCTGGGGTTCCAAGTCGGTTTTATTGTCGCTTTTTGTTCCTTCTTGGTGCCACTGGTTTACCGGGCCGTGCTTCTTTAGTTTATTATTAACCCAAAGGCTGAACGACCCGCTGCCAGGCTTCATAGATGAGGTGGGTCTTTTTCtggtgtggtggacagctggggcccatgccccagccgggacgccccttctgtgaTATGGTCCGGGGAACAGACATGGGCTGCATAATACCTCCCCCAGGGTCGCTGGATGGCAGCGGTGGCCTCGGActtccacagggcttcatgggagttggagttggttacagccctgctggatccgaagggtgctgccagggggtgctgcaaacagctgctgagccctcttggtGGGGTTTTTCCGCTACACCCGGAAGTAAGTCAAAGAGCACCTGGATGCACTTCCAGTGGTGTTCTATAAGGGACCAGCAGTCattactccgggagccagagtcgggagggagggGACAcgaagaggaagaagaatttaTGTTGTTGTTGTGCCCTTTGAGCTCGTGGGACGGTGGTGTGTCTGTGTGGTCCCcaggcaaagaaaataaaagtttatttatttttataagtgtgcctccagTGTCAGTCTGTCTCGGGTCCGGTGCAATATATCTGCCTTTGTCACACTGGGGAATTCTCCCCCCTTTTTTCTCCATACACACCTTTGCACTCTATTTGACTTCATCAGCCCACAGGACTTGTTTTCCAAAacgcatcaggcttgtttaggaGGTTCATCTGGCAAACTTCAGGAGATGTTTTCCTTCTGTGGAGTCTAACCATGAGGGTCATAGTATATGTATGGAGggtgcacagtagaacagtgggCCACCACACATCTATCTGAAGGTCTTTTACACtcaaacgggggggggggggggggtgggggggggggggggggggggggggggggggggggggggggggcaatccAACCATAAAGTGTTCTTGGTCTTCCAGGTCTCAGcttgacctccaccattcctgttaaccgccatttcttaataacatcaTGAACTGAGGAGACAGCAACCTCAAAacgctttgctatcttcttgtcatcttttcctactttgtgaggtcaggtcaggtcggggagcaggcactggcacccaccacatgacagaacAGCTCAGGACCCCACttggcaaccccacaggcagTCCCACCCTCTTGAAATGGCCCTCTGtctgccgcagtcaggtgttacatgggagtccccttggcctggtcctcaacAAAGAGCCGGATCAtcctcgggtaatcgcgccatGTGACCATAGTGCcgcaactgacgctccctcacaatgcaggtaatgtgcctcatttgggggtctgtgagcaacacaaaatcaaaccagagacacaaatgaaggagtccagacttcatctcaggtcactgatagcatccatgtctcacaaacagggagcaccaggactctaacgaCTGTGACCTCCGTCCTTTTTacagagatatcgggagtgccgcACACCcctcagtgacctcatgacccccccatgctctaccaatccaatccgtctactgacttcataggaagagtcaccagagtcacgtgaatgtcactgcccaggtacgtaaacctctcaatgacgcgGTCGACACTCTGTCCGCAGACAGACCCCCTGTTGATGGCCGTACCTAAGGGGTCATTAGTGGCTTTGTGAGCGTCACTTCTTTTATTgttcagagtgctaggcagctgcttagaggagcccatggctgcttaTCGCTGTAATGAGGTGTGAGGAGTCTGGGAATTTAAACAGCTTTGGGGTTTCCCATcgatgactgtgaacaagaacAAGCTAATGAAGGTCTGAGACCACCTTGATCAAAGTCATCTGAGACCTGagatatcttggggtgcccaaacttttgcacagtGCTCCTGTTCCTTTTCACTGTAcagttgtacaaaacaaaaacaacacactaGTCTGTAATAAAATGCTGAGAAGAAATGCGTCATCTTTACCGCGATGCCCTGTGGTGGTCAGTCCATCTTCTGCTCACTGAActcttcacagtaacagacattttaagctcGGGGGGCCCACACTTCTGCATGCCGCTGTACATTTGACTTATTTAGCAGCCGCAGCACCTGCACTTCCCAACACGTTGACCACCTGAAGTTAAAACCTGCACAGGCCCAGCCAGGACGTGGATGGCAGATCACCCAGGAGAACACACTTTGAgaacagcgctatataaatgtatagaattattagtattattatgaattattattctacttttgagcccttgtatcccattaggagGTGAACACCTGGGGTCGGTTGAcgtggcctgcacaacttcaagtccttgtACTTATTTTTTCTGCAGACACCTACTGGTTTACTTTTTAGCATAAGGGCATCAGTTCCTGCACAAGATGTCCTGAAAATGAGGGTTTCAGGTTCAAGAgggataaatataataataataattcattacatttatatagtgcgaGGGGGACCCCAAAAAGCTCAAAGTCTTGCATTGCAAGATATCAAGACGAGTTCATCGGTGTGTCGTATGTgggttttctcatactggtgagtcagTAGACACCGGACCTAAAAACCTGAAATGACACCAAAGTGCTTAGAAGGAATTCTTAGGAACCCAAGATTAGCACTGAATGTGAACAGCCATTGAATTTGCACCcttagagttgggaggcagaagtGCCAACCGCCTTCTCGAAATATTCTGAATACAGTAATTCCaaacaatatttcaaaatgtgtgGCGTGAAGTCCATGGATTTGATTTCTGAGTTTAAGGAAGGCCATCGCCCCCAAGCGGTGCGTTTCCTAATTTGTCCAGCAGAGAGCGCCATTTCTTTTCTTTGACTTTTCTCACTGAACGGTCGTCGCTCAATTccaggatatacagtacagtacagtatatgtctgTGCCTCTGACAAGCAGAtctggaccttttttttttaactaataattTACGTTTTTCTTTCCACGTTTGAAAGCACGTGTCGTTATTAACTACTCTTATGTCGACCTAGCGAATATTTTGAAAAGATTCTTTAGTAGCTCAGTACCCAAAAAATTGGTGcggataaaaatcaagatttcTTTCAATCTGAGCCGTCGGTATTCATACCCGTTAATAAGTATGAGGACACAGTTTGGGCTCGGTCCGATTCTCTTTATTGTCTTACTCTGCTCTGCCTGGTGCCAGTAAACGTTGCACGTTCTCCCAGCTAACGATCTGCTGGCCCTTTCAGtccatttgtgttttttgcaggAGTCGGCCCATCAACAACGGGAAGGCGGGATCGAATGTGATTGACATTCGAACCAACGTATAGGCCTCGTCTtactttatttattcagtttgctGCCCGCCCATCTGGCCTCGAGTAGCCCTGTTATAGCGTGCATTTCAGCCCTGCAGCCAATCACGAGACGCGCACAGCCAACGTTGCGGGTAGCGGTCTTCAATATCTCGTTGAGTGGCAGGGCCTCGTCCAATGAACAGCGCCGCTGGTGGCGTCCTCTGCGCGGGTAGCGAGTGTGGGTTTTGTTGTCTCCAGCCGAGAGATTTTCTGCTTAGTTTGACGTCGACGACGGGTCTCTTCCCGATTTGCAGTTTGTCGTTTGGCCTCAGCAACCGACTTTTTGTGCCTAAAAGGTAGCGCTTTACCGAGGGGGAAGCGACTTTCTGGCATGTACCGGGAGGAATGACTTGTGGATAGCCGAAGCGGAGGGCCATAAGAAAGGGGCCTGCCTGCCCGGTCACGCCGGCACTAGAGCGTGTCGCTGTGGCCGAACCAAGTGTTCGCTGAGCCCGCCTCGCTTCAGTTTCTGCTGCTGTCGAGCttcctttttttgctgtttttgtttgccttttctgCCCCATCATTGTCTTCAATTACTGGTGCCACTCCCCGAGCCACAACATGTCTCTTCACGGCAAGAGAAAGGAGATCTACAAGTACGAGGCGCCCTGGACCGTCTACGCGATGAACTGGAGCGTCCGGCCGGACAAGCGCTTTCGCCTGGCGCTGGGCAGCTTCGTGGAGGAGTACAACAATAAGGTGAGTGGAACAAAGAAAGCCGACGGAGGAGCGGGTTTTCCGCAGGCCACGAGGGAAGCGACGTTCAGAATCCCCGCCCCCGGTCATAAACCTTCTTCCAGCCGTGATTGTTGAACGGTTCCAGGCTTGGGATTCTTTGTCGTCCGCCGATTGAGTTTTCCAGCCGGGCGCCGTTCGTTTTATTTTAGCCTCCGGCGGTGGGCCTGATGCGCATCTGTCAAACGTGCAGACTCGTCCATCAAATCGTCCAGCTGTCAGCAGTGTGCCGGTCCGATAGCAGGCGCCACACACGTACGGGAAGAGCGCCGCACGGCCGCTGCGCGCAGATGTGATCGGCTGCCGGTCCTCCAGTTCACAGAGCACAGTCGGGTGAGCAGCCCACATCCTGTTTGCTTTTGGTGGTCCTGCTTTAAGACCACTGAGCAGATTCACACTTGCAGCGTTCTCTCGCTCGTCGGTGCACACAAGTGTACAGTAAAGCAGGTCAGTACGTAGCGAGatggtggtgatttgtgcacaaCATGAGAACAAGAGAAAGAGGGTCCTGTTAAGGTTGGGGTGTGTACTTGTATTAGTGAGACCGAGGCCAGAAATTACTCTTTAATAAACCACAAACTGAGTAAAGGCATCTTCCTTATGCCCATGGCACTTATGATTGTCTGCCCCCCATCCCTCCAACACCATCTCGAAGTTTGCAGGTGTCACAACAGTGCCGGGGCTGATATCCCCTTGCAGCATCACAGCCCTTTGAGATGAAGTTCTGTGGGTGGGCCGAGTGGTGCTCAGATCAGACCCTCCACACAAAACAAGCAAAAGAAGTCCTTGCTGACTTGAGAAGGTGAGGTGACGTAAAGTAAGGGCTCATTCAGCTAAACATCAGCCGAGACAGTGGAAAGGGCGTCCAGCTGTAGGTCTCTGAGGGCCTCGCGTGGTCCACTAACCCCCATTTATGTGGTAAAAGAGGGCACAGTAACGACTGGTCAGGACAGCTTTGTGGGGTCCTTCGGTGGTCCCTCCGTAACTGAGTGCACCAACGTCCATTTTAGCGCTGCGTGCTACCTGTTGTGCAGCTGGTAAGAGAGCTCTCCAGGGGGTCATTGACGGGTGGGGCTACCATCCTCTGATGAAATTACCAAGGGGGGTTCCCCCCCTTCTCCCATTGGCTATGAAGCAACCAAGTCTTGCTCTGAAATTAAGAGAATTCCATGCTGCTTTAAATGACCGCACACACTGCACTATTAAAAGTACGATCAACTCTCTGTAAAGGGACATTGACATGGCACAGAAGATCATTGTCTCCCAGTTGGCATCCTTGGAGGGAATGTTCCATGCCCATTTCCTCTGCAGGTCGTCAATTTGTTTACCATACTCTCCTCTGGTAGGCGCCGTTGGGACGCGTCAGTCTGTACGTCCAGATGTGGAAGTGGCTTCTCTTCCCCAGAGCTGATACTCCAGCCGTACCCCCAAAGTGACGTGTTTAGCTTTACAGTAGAAATGTGTGTGTGGATAACAGCAATGTGCAGGAATTGTCGGGTGAGCGATAGGAGACCCGGGGTACCAATTTGAGTACCAATGCCGTAAGCAGGAGAGGCTCGTGTgaggtgggtgtgtgggtgtacGTCAGCATTCCATGTTTATTGTGTTTTTCGTATGTCGCTCCTCAGGTCATTGGGTCACACAAACCCCGCCACCACCATAAATTGATTGTTcttgtgtacatgtgtgtgtgtgtgtgtgtgtgtgtgttttagtcTGTAGTGTCCTTGTGAGACTGCACAGAGGAGATGCACACATTTCATTGGACTGTGTGCAATGCCAATAAAGACAATGGcagtaataataacagtaaatcaTATATTTGACCACAGATGGCATTACCTGTGGATGTGATTTTAAGTGCatagatatgtagatattttattaatcccaaggggaaattcacatactccagcagtagcatactgataaagaacaatattaaattagatagtgataacaatacaggcataacagacagacagtatctttgtataatgttaacgtttacccccccataTGGCACGCTTGTGTGTGGCTCTAACTGACACGCCTTGgcaagaacacacaaactccacaccaACATGCTGCTTGTGATGGTTCAAAtagtactttcatttttatttgtaactcactgagtgcaagggaaaaaaaataaaatgtagtctataagttattaaacagtaagacattaacattttaagaagtaaagacacattgagcactactggagtggtttcgggtaaactacattttaaaggcgctataacacaacaggtaggtagtactaacagcagctaaaatgtatttggagcaTCTctcagtagtagatcccttgtgaaaggcgctacacgacggctgtggtatagaaattacattttctatgtgaacgtccaaatttctgcctgtggtaatgtgccttactggcattaccagcaattaaagaaaattagttttgagtcctctgcagtgttgagagagagagaggctttaGTTTGtggaaaaaaggtataaagaaaggaaatttgccttttatttttatataatgtagaGAGACGTCTTTGCTGACGATATGAGAGCCTTTTTGGGCGCGTCGCGGCGGGTCTcatgtagactggagagacggccctgccattatccggccgggatggcactgtcggtcctccactcctgtgcgtgcctcccgcgacctcataaccctatacttgttcaaaattcgtctgctcgtataattactaaaacaccctattctgatcacattacacccgttattcagcagcttcattggctgccaataaagtttagggtcaactacaaaattttagtccttacatataaggccattcataatcttgcccccacatatctctcacagctcctacaagtcattaaaccctctcgtatgctcagatcctcttcttccatcaatttaaataatccaccagcacgtcttgttacgatgggatatcgagcatttagcagatcggcaccttccttatggaactcattacctgcttatcttaggaatatgactacccttcaccaatttcaggctaatcttaaaacttatctgttcaaaattgcttattcactgtaactgttattggtgttttatctgatgttttatttggattttaaattttctagtcattgaatgtttattttttaacctgattgtacagtgaccttgagttttttgaaaggcgcttcaaataaaatgtattattattattattatttatacgtgcaaaagaaagtgcgaagAGCCTTAATATTAGTTGGCTGCTGTCTAGAAAAGGGATCCggtgtttgcagttgtctggactgtagctcaggggaaggaggaaaaaaatgaaaagtgcttactttcacttaggGCAGAAGTGCAGTCACCGTCTCGAAGGCCGGCACAGCTACGAGCGCGAGTGCCAGCTGATcgacttttatagtatttttgcagggcaggagacgccactttttGCAGACACGTTCACGTCATCGCGTGCCTACGGAGGGATGACGTGGAACAGGTTAATTGGTTGGCGTTGACTTGCAGCACTTAATGGGGTTTGTTCAGGGGTCACCAGTGTGCCCCCCATTTCAGAAAGTCTAACTTAGAGCTGACTTGTGGGTCTGGTCGGACTGATGGGCTGGGGATGGCACACTACACGATGGCAGTGCGCTGTGCCTGCCTCCGActgactaagattatgtaaacgaAGTCTACGACTGAAAATCATTGGAGAAATCGTGTAGAGTGACAAGGCCAGTTCTAAGTGGCCTGTCTTATGTGCCAGTCTTGTGGTGCATGTGTGTCACTGACTGGCACAAGGCAGGCAGCAGTTACTCCGCTGTgtgtgctcgcaggcaggcaggcgcCTGAGTTCCTCACAACTGCTTTCGTCCCTTAGAGGTTTAGTGGTGTTCAATGCATATGACACAACTTTGGGGTCCTGAGGTGATGAAAAGTGCTTTTGAGCCCGAGCAGGCCATGTCATGTCACTTActagcagtggtagcactgctgcctcgcagttaggagacccgggtttgcttcccaggtcctccctgcgtggagtttgcatgttctcccagtgtccgcgtgggtttcctcccacagtccaaagacatgcaggttaggccgagtggcaattctaaattggccttagtgtgtgttctgcggtgggttggcgccctgcccaggattggttccctgccttgcgccctgtgttggctgggattggctccagcagacccccgtgaccctgtgtttggattcagcgagttggataatggttggattCTTACTGGATGTTTCTGTCTCCTGACCTTTCATTTCAAGACCTCCAGAGTGGGAAATGTCAGTAAGATTCCTCCTTACTAGCGCGGTAGTTAGAAGCCAAACAAGAAGGTCTCCAATGGCCTTGTCTGTGAAGGTTGGACAGGTCGTTCTCCATCTTACTTCATAACCCTAACTTTCTGTTACCTGCTTGGTCCCGTTCAGGGTCATAGCTGGCCGGACCCTGTCCCAGCATCACTTGGCACAGGGCAGGAGACGTTCCTAGATGGAGCACAAGTCCTTTGCGAGGTCCACACCTACAGTCCATTTGCAGTTGTctgttcacctaacatgcatgtttttggagGTGGAGGTGGGTGACCCACAGAAACAGGGTGAGAAAGTGGTCAGCTGCGGGTCACCGGGCCTGTGAGGTGGCGGCACTGGCGCCAGCCTCTGCAccactctcttttttttttttttcagttcccatCCTGCCGTCCCAGGTACTTGAAGATGTCTGTCCTGACTTGAGCCTTGTACTCCTTTATTTCAGGTGCAGCTCGTAGGCCTGGAGGAGGAGAGCTCGGAGTTCATCTGCAGGAATACCTTCGACCACCCCTACCCAACTACTAAGCTGATGTGGATCCCTGACACCAAGGGCGTCTATCCAGACCTCCTGGCTACAAGTGGGGACTACCTGCGCATCTGGCGGGTGAGCACTTGTCCTGCAAGCACGTGAAAGTGTGGCATAAGGTGGCTCCCCACAGGATTCACCAGCCCACCCACTGGCCAGGCTGCACTGCATGCCTCTGTCTCATCTCTTGTGGATGATGTCCCTTTGCAGGTGAGTGACACCGAGACACGTCTGGAGTGCCTGTTGAACAACAACAAGAACTCGGACTTCTGTGCCCCTCTCACATCCTTTGACTGGAATGAGGTGGACCCTAATCTGTTGGGTAATCTCTTGTCATTTTTGCATTGAGATTTGGATATGTTGCCACTCTCGCTGCAGGGTGTCTGTCTTGAACCCGGGTCGCTAACGTCATtagtcctctctctctctgtctcaggtACGTCAAGCATTGACACAACTTGCACAATCTGGGGCTTGGAAACTGGCCAGGTCCTGGGAAGGGTCAATTTGGTTTCCGGCCATGTCAAGACGCAGCTCATTGCCCACGACAAGGAGGTAGTGCCGAGTTCTTGTTAACGAATTTTCTGATTGGCTGTTCTGTCCGATAACGTGCTGCCGCCATCTCTCTGCAGGTGTACGACATTGCATTCAGTCGTGCTGGCGGGGGTCGTGACATGTTTGCCTCTGTAGGGGCCGACGGCTCGGTGAGGATGTTTGATCTTCGGCACTTGGAGCACAGCACCATCATATATGAAGACCCTCAACATCATCCTCTACTGCGCCTGTGCTGGAACAAGCAGGACCCCAACTACCTGGCCACAATGGCCATGGATGGCATGGAGGTAACCGTTTGAATGAGTCTGCCCTGTGTTTGGATGGCATGCTGCTCAGTACCTTACACGGGTGCCATCCCAACTGTGCCCTGTTATCAGCTCGGGCTTCTTGGGCTTGGCTTCACCGTAAACGCTGCCCACCTGTTTCAGTGTCTAACATTGCTTTCGCAGGTTGTTATTCTGGACGTTCGAGTTCCCTGCACGCCAGTGGCCCGTTTGAACAACCACCGAGCATGTGTGAATGGCATCGCATGGGCACCTCACTCTTCCTGCCACATCTGCACAGCAGGTAAGTGTTTGGGTAGCTCGGCACTTAACGGGGTTTGTTCAGGGGTCACCAGTGTGCCCCCCATTTCAGAAAGTCTAACTTAGAGCTTGTGCTCCTCCTTGTAGCTGATGACCATCAGGCACTCATCTGGGACATTCAGCAGATGCCACGCGCCATTGAAGACCCTATCTTGGCATACACTGCCGAGGGGGAGATCAACAACGTGCAGTGGGCCTCCACCCAGCCTGACTGGATAGCAATCTGCTACAATAACTGTCTAGAGATCCTCCGAGTCTAAGCGGAGCCTGCATGGCAGCCGCACGGCTGCTCGGACTTTCCAGAAGAGTCTGGACTGTAAACTGGGACGTTGCTgtccctcctttttttttttttttggggttttagttgctaaatattattaataataaaaataacaaggaaaACAAATGTGGACGTGTTTGGCTCAAG from Erpetoichthys calabaricus chromosome 14, fErpCal1.3, whole genome shotgun sequence includes:
- the dcaf7 gene encoding DDB1- and CUL4-associated factor 7, whose protein sequence is MSLHGKRKEIYKYEAPWTVYAMNWSVRPDKRFRLALGSFVEEYNNKVQLVGLEEESSEFICRNTFDHPYPTTKLMWIPDTKGVYPDLLATSGDYLRIWRVSDTETRLECLLNNNKNSDFCAPLTSFDWNEVDPNLLGTSSIDTTCTIWGLETGQVLGRVNLVSGHVKTQLIAHDKEVYDIAFSRAGGGRDMFASVGADGSVRMFDLRHLEHSTIIYEDPQHHPLLRLCWNKQDPNYLATMAMDGMEVVILDVRVPCTPVARLNNHRACVNGIAWAPHSSCHICTAADDHQALIWDIQQMPRAIEDPILAYTAEGEINNVQWASTQPDWIAICYNNCLEILRV